GATATTTTAGGCAAATACGTCGAGAAGCTAATTCAATCGGGTACTCATTATCAAGTTGCTGATTCGGTGGTTGATAGTGTCACCCCTGCGTTTTTAGTAGAAAATGGGTATCTGTAGGTTAGGTAACAGGTAATAAGTAATAGATTCTTTTTACCAATTGCCAACATAGTTTCTGTCTGCGGCACACTAGAGAAAATGAGCATCACCATCTAACCTATGCAGACGCTGGAAAAAACCCATCCCAAACTACAAGAACTAAAAACCCGTCTGAGTGAAATCAACGACATCGAGTCAGCCGCATCACTGCTTTACTGGGATCAAGCAACGTATATGCCCCCAGGCGGTGCAGCCGCGCGGGGACGCCAACTCGCAACGTTACGACACATCGCGCATACAAAATTTACCGATCCAGCCATTGGACAACTTTTAGAAGATTTAAGTTCGTACGAAACGAGTTTACCGCCTGATTCGGATGAAGCAAGCTTGATTCGCGTGACACGCCGCGATTACGAACGCGCCGTCAAAATTCCTGCTGACTTTACTGCGAGATTTTCGCAACATTCAACTGAAACGTATGAAGTGTGGGCAAAAGCGCGGAGTGCGAATGATTTTGCTGCGGTTCAACCGTATCTCGAAAAAACACTCGAACTCAGTCGCGAACTTGCGAATTTCTTTCCTGGTTACGAGCATATAGCCGATCCATTGATTGCGGAAGCTGATTATGGTATGAAAGCCACCAGCGTTAGGGAACTATTTGCCGAATTACGCCAGCAACTTGTACCGATTGTGGAAGCGATTTCTGCACAGCCTGTCATTGATGCTTCGTGTTTGCATCAGCATTTTCCTGAAGCCGAACAAATCGCGTTTAGCTTGAAGGTAATTGAAAAACTTGGTTACGACTTTCAGCGGGGACGACAAGATAAAACGTTGCATCCGTTTATGACGAAGTTCTCGACGGGTGATGTGCGGATTACGACGCGGATTCGCGAAAATGATTTGAACGAAGGGCTATTTAGTACAATTCATGAAACAGGTC
This sequence is a window from Chroogloeocystis siderophila 5.2 s.c.1. Protein-coding genes within it:
- a CDS encoding carboxypeptidase M32 produces the protein MQTLEKTHPKLQELKTRLSEINDIESAASLLYWDQATYMPPGGAAARGRQLATLRHIAHTKFTDPAIGQLLEDLSSYETSLPPDSDEASLIRVTRRDYERAVKIPADFTARFSQHSTETYEVWAKARSANDFAAVQPYLEKTLELSRELANFFPGYEHIADPLIAEADYGMKATSVRELFAELRQQLVPIVEAISAQPVIDASCLHQHFPEAEQIAFSLKVIEKLGYDFQRGRQDKTLHPFMTKFSTGDVRITTRIRENDLNEGLFSTIHETGHALYEQGVNRDFEATPLAGGTSSGVHESQSRLWENMVGRSRPFWKFFYPQLQAQFPQQLGDVALETFYRAINKVERSLIRTDADEVTYNLHVMIRFDLELQLLEGTLAVRDLPQAWNERYRSDLGIVPPNDAHGVLQDVHWYGGMIGGMFQGYTLGNLMSAQFFQAALQAHPHISTEIEQGNFDTLHNWLKTNIYQHGRKYTAAEIVELATGKALSIEPFIAYIRRKFGELYSL